The following are encoded together in the Bacteroidota bacterium genome:
- a CDS encoding CaiB/BaiF CoA-transferase family protein, with the protein MSQKLLSNIRVLDLTNVLSGPFATLHLALLGAEVIKIENPTGGDLARTLGCLPELNKKQMGTSFLAQNANKKSVTLNLKFPEGKEIFKKLVKTADVVVENFRPDVMDRLGVGYNALKEINPKIIYCAISGFGKDGPDAMKPAYDQIIQGLSGEMAINGDENLNPLRAGFPVCDTVGGLNAAFAIMAALYYREKMGEGQFIDVALLDSIMPLMGWVAANLLIGGQQPVLMGNDNFTAAPSGVFKTKDGYINIAANKQEQWESVADVLGVPELKTDTRFQERDTRKKNRKLLTPLLEAKLVEQETKYWVEKLNANDVPSGEILSLEDALNQPQIKHRETIKSIHSEGIGDLKLFNLTAKFSKTPGTIDSPPPKLSEHTFEVLKSVGYTEEEIKSFKEKKVI; encoded by the coding sequence ATGTCTCAAAAACTCCTCTCAAATATCCGCGTCCTCGATCTGACGAATGTCTTATCTGGACCGTTTGCAACACTACATCTCGCACTTCTAGGTGCTGAGGTCATCAAAATCGAAAATCCAACAGGGGGCGATCTCGCTCGTACGCTGGGATGTCTTCCTGAGTTAAATAAAAAACAAATGGGCACCAGCTTCCTTGCTCAGAACGCTAACAAGAAATCGGTTACACTCAATCTTAAATTTCCGGAAGGAAAAGAAATCTTCAAGAAATTGGTGAAAACTGCCGACGTGGTTGTGGAAAATTTTCGCCCGGATGTGATGGACAGGTTGGGAGTCGGGTATAACGCGCTGAAGGAAATCAACCCTAAAATTATTTATTGCGCCATATCGGGATTCGGAAAAGACGGACCCGATGCGATGAAACCTGCCTACGATCAAATCATTCAGGGTCTTAGCGGCGAGATGGCAATCAATGGCGATGAGAATTTGAACCCGTTGCGCGCCGGATTTCCGGTGTGCGATACAGTCGGTGGTTTGAATGCGGCATTTGCGATTATGGCTGCATTATATTACCGTGAGAAGATGGGTGAAGGGCAGTTCATAGACGTTGCGCTTCTCGATTCGATCATGCCACTGATGGGATGGGTGGCAGCAAATCTGCTCATCGGTGGTCAGCAGCCGGTGTTAATGGGCAACGATAATTTTACTGCCGCACCTTCTGGGGTTTTCAAGACGAAGGATGGTTATATTAACATAGCAGCGAACAAACAAGAGCAGTGGGAATCGGTTGCGGATGTGCTTGGTGTTCCTGAGTTGAAAACGGATACACGCTTTCAGGAACGCGATACGAGAAAGAAAAACCGAAAACTCCTCACACCATTATTGGAAGCAAAGCTCGTTGAACAGGAAACAAAATATTGGGTTGAAAAATTAAACGCAAACGATGTACCGTCAGGTGAAATTCTCAGTTTGGAAGATGCTCTTAATCAACCCCAAATCAAACATCGAGAGACGATAAAGTCGATTCACAGCGAAGGCATCGGCGACTTGAAGCTTTTTAACTTGACTGCAAAGTTTAGCAAGACTCCTGGTACGATCGATTCGCCGCCACCGAAGTTATCGGAACATACATTCGAAGTATTAAAGAGCGTTGGATACACAGAAGAAGAAATAAAAAGTTTTAAAGAAAAGAAAGTTATATAG